Proteins encoded by one window of Candidatus Sumerlaea chitinivorans:
- a CDS encoding Glycosyl transferase, group 2 family protein, with protein sequence MHDVCCEIAAETSSFDGVHSTDGSPFVSVIIVTYNRCADLEVALESLKEQVGVQLEVVVVDNASTDGTAEFLQRWEGLPLIVYSAPRNLGASVGRNIGIRLSRAPYVAFMDSDARALDPDLIRRLWDALVEDENLAATAPAIYTDFERKEIWVLGGYFGIGGYHDFARSRQEWHDPDYVSTCFSLWRKKALEQVRGFDPAYPYIFEDIELCTRVRDAGWRYRVLPEMAVQHRISQAGRVRPETSFAHYQYTEWVMNRFFVLRLGPWKFLKRTLWWWSREGRRQRHLVYIHYPLTRFQWFYLFVLIPLLSLLAYPRYRIEVTRDYLQLAPIAAGRVTVFGVQTKPRQT encoded by the coding sequence ATGCATGACGTGTGTTGTGAAATTGCAGCGGAGACCTCGTCGTTCGATGGAGTGCACTCTACCGACGGCTCGCCTTTTGTCTCGGTCATCATTGTCACCTACAATCGCTGCGCAGACCTTGAAGTGGCACTCGAAAGCTTGAAGGAGCAAGTTGGCGTCCAACTTGAGGTGGTGGTGGTGGACAACGCATCCACAGACGGCACAGCAGAATTCCTTCAGCGCTGGGAAGGCCTCCCTCTCATTGTTTATTCTGCTCCACGCAATCTCGGAGCAAGCGTGGGGCGCAACATAGGCATTCGCTTAAGCCGCGCCCCATACGTCGCTTTCATGGACTCCGATGCGCGGGCACTCGATCCCGATCTCATTCGGCGGCTTTGGGACGCGTTGGTTGAGGATGAAAATCTTGCAGCGACAGCCCCTGCGATCTACACGGATTTCGAGCGGAAGGAGATTTGGGTGCTGGGCGGGTATTTCGGTATCGGCGGATACCACGATTTCGCGCGGAGCCGGCAGGAGTGGCACGACCCCGACTACGTTTCCACCTGTTTTTCATTGTGGCGCAAAAAAGCCCTTGAGCAAGTACGCGGCTTTGATCCCGCCTACCCCTACATCTTCGAAGATATCGAGCTTTGCACACGAGTGCGCGACGCAGGATGGCGATACCGCGTACTTCCGGAAATGGCCGTGCAACATCGGATCAGTCAGGCGGGACGAGTTCGGCCTGAGACCTCGTTTGCTCACTATCAGTACACCGAGTGGGTGATGAATCGGTTCTTTGTGCTACGCTTGGGGCCATGGAAATTTCTGAAGCGCACCTTGTGGTGGTGGAGTCGGGAAGGTCGCCGTCAACGACATCTCGTCTATATCCATTATCCCCTGACGCGCTTCCAGTGGTTCTATCTCTTCGTATTGATCCCGCTCCTGTCTCTCCTCGCGTATCCACGGTACCGAATCGAGGTCACGCGTGACTACCTGCAGCTTGCTCCCATTGCCGCCGGTCGTGTAACCGTTTTCGGGGTGCAAACTAAGCCCCGCCAAACCTGA
- a CDS encoding Radical SAM domain heme biosynthesis protein, with protein sequence MSYDHTRTKARFFFEHYLPRYLPRLLKRQWEIWRGVRGQLLDLYLFVTNQCNARCKHCFYIEELGYVPGEMRLADYERLAPTLPQLERIFLTGGEAILHPDCPDIALLLGRTTRAQRLTLITNGFLPDKIEAFCQRLLGSGQLPGVLDILVSLDGLEATHNEVRQNPQAWTKAHETLHRLQTLKMQSPTNFDFGVITIITSRNWRELRPLHEYLKAEFPAVRQGFEFVRGTNFSLWGLAPEYRAEFNPPEDALPPPEVWDDILATLDAINRESGLANHSFQVTTHFTVKMLRTKRKLVDCVSAGQNVAVIYPTGDVAVCEFSKPFANLKDFDTDFGKLWNSEQAEAMRRATSRCWCTHGCYLSRNIEYSLAGHWAMLKNL encoded by the coding sequence ATGAGTTACGATCACACCCGCACCAAAGCGAGATTTTTCTTTGAGCACTATTTGCCACGGTACTTGCCGCGCTTACTTAAGCGACAGTGGGAAATCTGGCGTGGGGTGCGGGGCCAATTGCTCGACCTTTATCTTTTCGTCACGAATCAGTGTAACGCCCGATGCAAGCACTGTTTCTATATCGAGGAGCTGGGGTATGTGCCCGGCGAGATGCGCTTGGCCGATTATGAACGTCTTGCCCCCACTTTGCCGCAATTGGAGCGGATCTTTCTAACAGGCGGGGAGGCGATCCTTCATCCTGACTGCCCAGACATTGCACTCCTGCTTGGGCGCACAACGCGGGCGCAACGCCTTACCCTAATCACGAACGGTTTTCTGCCAGACAAAATTGAGGCATTCTGCCAACGGCTCTTGGGCTCTGGGCAACTGCCCGGAGTCTTGGATATTCTTGTTTCGCTGGACGGGTTGGAGGCGACTCACAACGAAGTGCGGCAGAATCCTCAGGCATGGACAAAAGCACACGAAACGCTTCATCGCCTCCAAACTCTCAAAATGCAATCGCCAACCAATTTTGATTTCGGCGTGATCACCATCATCACCTCGCGCAATTGGCGTGAGCTGCGGCCTCTGCATGAGTATTTGAAAGCAGAGTTTCCAGCGGTTCGGCAGGGATTTGAGTTTGTGCGTGGCACGAATTTTAGCTTGTGGGGTCTTGCCCCAGAATATCGCGCTGAATTTAACCCGCCGGAGGACGCATTGCCCCCGCCGGAAGTGTGGGACGACATTCTCGCCACTTTGGACGCGATTAATCGTGAAAGTGGCCTCGCGAATCACTCCTTTCAGGTGACCACGCATTTCACGGTGAAAATGCTGCGGACCAAACGCAAGCTGGTGGACTGCGTTTCAGCAGGTCAAAACGTGGCAGTGATTTATCCGACCGGTGACGTTGCTGTGTGCGAGTTCTCGAAACCGTTCGCGAATCTGAAGGACTTTGACACGGATTTCGGGAAGCTATGGAATTCCGAGCAAGCGGAGGCAATGCGCAGAGCCACAAGCCGTTGCTGGTGCACCCATGGCTGCTATCTTTCCCGCAACATCGAGTATTCACTTGCGGGTCATTGGGCAATGCTGAAGAACCTGTAA